The Streptomyces tendae DNA segment GGCCGCGGCCAGTCCGGCCACGAGGCCGGTGAGCGTCGCGGGGGCGGTCCAGCCGCGCTCGGGGCCCTCCTGGAGGACGAAGATCAGGCCGACGACGGCGACGGTGGACAGCAGCGCGCCTGCCGTGTCGAAGGAGGAGGCGGGCCGCTCGCGGGAGTCGGGCACCGACCTCACGGTCGCCACCAGCGCCACGGCCGCCAGTGCGACGGGCAGCGCGAACAGCCACCGCCAGTCCGCGACGTCCACGAGGAGCGCGGAGAGGAACATGCCGAGGATGCCGCCGCCACCGGCGACCCCGGTCCACACCCCGATCGCCCTGCCGCGTTCCTTCTCCGGGAACGTGGAGGTGATCACGGCCAGGGTGATCGGCATGATCATCGCGGCTCCGGTGCCCGCGGCCACCCGGGCGCCGATCATCACGGCGGGCGACGGCGCGAACGCGGCCACCGCACCGGCCGCGCCGAACAGGACCAGCCCCGCGATCAGTACGCGTTTGCGGCCCAAGCGGTCGCCGGCCGCGCCGAGCGGCAGCAGCAGGGCGGCCAGGGCGAGGGTGTAGACGTTGAGGATCCACAGCACGGTCGTCTGGGAGGCGCCCCACTCGACGGCCATGTGGGTCTGGGCGACGTTCAGGCCGGACACCGACGCGACGACGGCCATCAGCGCGACCGACACGGCGGTCAGCACCGCGCGCAGCTGTCGCGCGTCCGGTGTGCCGGTGCCGCTCGGTGGAGCCTCCGCCGCCCGGACGGGCTGGTCACTGCTCATGGTCTCCTCCGGAAAAGGGCGTGCGGGGTCGGCGCCGGGACAGGTCCGGCCGCCGACGGGGGACGGCGCGGGGCGGCGGCCGTGCGGACCACCGCCTCGCTCTGCCCGCGACGCTAGGCCCGTGTTGCGGTGTAGGCATACGATGTTGCTCATGACGCAAGAAGATGACGGGCTGGACGGCCTCGTACGCAAAAGGATCCGTGCGCTGCGGGTCGCGCAGGGGTGGTCCCTGGATGAGCTCGCGACCCGGGCGAACCTCAGTCAGTCCTCGCTGAGCCGGATCGAGAACGGGCAGCGCCGGCTCGCCCTGGACCAGCTCGTCGTCCTCGCCCGGGCCCTGGACACCACCCTGGACCAGCTGGTGGAGAACGCCGACGACGACGTGGTCGTCAGCCCGATGATCGACGGCACTCACGGCCTGATGCGCTGGCCCGTGAAGGGCGACCCCGGGATGAGCGTGGTGCGTCAGCGGCTGACCGCTCCCCCGCCCGACAACCCCGCCCGGATGCGCGCCCACCCCGGCCGGGAGTGGCTGGTGGTGCTCTCCGGCACCGCGGTCCTGATGCTCGGGCACCGCCGGTACCGCGTCGGGACCAACCAGGCGGCCGAGTTCCCCACCATGACCCCGCACGCGATCGGGGCGGAGGGCGGCCCGTGCGAGATCCTCGGCATCTTCGACCGTGACGCCCGCCGCGGCCACCAGCGGGACACCGGTGACGGCGCGGAGGGCGAGGGCACGGGGGGCGCCGGGCGGCGGGGCGCGTAGGGACCGCCCGTACGAGAAGGACCGCGCCCGGCGGCACGGATCGTGCGGCCGGGTGCGGTCCCGTGGCTCCGGGGAGCCCCTCGTCAGAGCTTGACGATCATCTTTCCGGTGTTGTCGCCGCGCAGGACGCCGAGGAAGGCCTCCAGGTTGTTCTCGATGCCCTCGACGACCGTCTCGCGGTACTTCAGCTCGCCCGAGCGGATCCAGGCGCCGACCTCCTGGACGAACTGCGGCTGCAGGTCGTAGTGGTCGCCGACCAGGAAGCCCTCGATGCGGCCGCGGGTCTGGATGAGCCGGGCGAGGTTCTTCGGGCCGGGCGCGGCCTCGGTGTTGTTGTAGACGGAGATCGCGCCGCAGACGGCGATGCGGCCGTCCCGGTTGAGGGAGCCGATGGCCGCCTCCAGGTGGTCCCCGCCCACGTTGTCGAAGTACACGTCGACGCCGTCGGGGGCGGCGGCACGCAGCTGCTCGCTCACGGGGCCGTCCTTGTAGTTGAACGCGGCGTCGAAG contains these protein-coding regions:
- a CDS encoding XRE family transcriptional regulator, with the translated sequence MTQEDDGLDGLVRKRIRALRVAQGWSLDELATRANLSQSSLSRIENGQRRLALDQLVVLARALDTTLDQLVENADDDVVVSPMIDGTHGLMRWPVKGDPGMSVVRQRLTAPPPDNPARMRAHPGREWLVVLSGTAVLMLGHRRYRVGTNQAAEFPTMTPHAIGAEGGPCEILGIFDRDARRGHQRDTGDGAEGEGTGGAGRRGA